One window of the Parafrankia discariae genome contains the following:
- a CDS encoding DUF5995 family protein: MGLVRRVAFTMVAGFLAAAVAVVSAVPAGAVDPLFLGWTGLLPPLPTAYAPADAAECAAGEPTCVDATIARMQGRYDGLVASCDHNAVFALTYLRTTEEYRRVAAEPGFFDDVSYVNTEDAVFAAYYFQAYDAWQAGPGTAVPRAWAIAFDAAQQRRLAGAGDLLLGMNAHVNRDLPLVLASLGLVTADGRSRKPDHDQVNVMLNRVVGPLLHEAANRLDPSIDNIATPLGLSYTALMQILVVWREAAWRNAERLVNAPTAEARGRIVNEIEAAAATTAATLRTLYTRPGLLPLGQDRDAYCASHG; the protein is encoded by the coding sequence GTGGGTCTGGTTCGTCGGGTGGCGTTCACGATGGTTGCTGGTTTCCTCGCGGCGGCGGTGGCGGTGGTGTCCGCGGTTCCCGCTGGGGCTGTGGACCCCCTGTTCCTGGGTTGGACGGGCCTGCTGCCGCCGCTTCCCACTGCCTACGCTCCTGCCGACGCGGCGGAATGCGCCGCTGGAGAGCCGACCTGTGTGGACGCCACGATCGCCCGGATGCAGGGCCGCTACGACGGTCTCGTGGCGAGCTGTGACCACAACGCCGTGTTCGCTTTGACCTATTTGCGTACAACGGAGGAGTACCGGCGGGTCGCCGCGGAACCCGGATTCTTCGACGACGTCTCCTACGTCAACACCGAGGACGCCGTGTTCGCCGCCTACTATTTCCAGGCCTACGACGCCTGGCAGGCCGGGCCGGGCACCGCGGTGCCGCGGGCCTGGGCGATCGCGTTCGACGCGGCGCAGCAGCGCCGGCTCGCCGGCGCCGGTGACCTGCTGCTCGGCATGAACGCGCACGTCAACCGGGACCTGCCCTTGGTGCTGGCGTCCCTGGGCCTGGTCACCGCGGACGGGCGGAGCCGCAAGCCGGATCACGACCAGGTCAATGTCATGCTCAACCGCGTCGTCGGCCCGCTGCTGCACGAGGCGGCGAATCGGCTCGACCCTTCGATCGACAACATCGCGACCCCGCTGGGCCTGTCGTACACGGCGCTCATGCAGATCCTGGTGGTGTGGCGGGAGGCCGCCTGGCGTAACGCCGAACGGCTGGTGAACGCCCCGACCGCTGAGGCCCGGGGGCGGATCGTGAACGAGATCGAGGCCGCTGCCGCGACGACCGCCGCAACGCTGCGGACCCTCTACACCCGGCCCGGTCTCCTCCCCCTGGGCCAGGACCGCGACGCCTACTGCGCCTCCCATGGCTGA